One Mus caroli unplaced genomic scaffold, CAROLI_EIJ_v1.1 scaffold_22451_1, whole genome shotgun sequence genomic window, CCCCCCCCTTttggctttttcctatataagcctgtgaaaaatttgggccggGCGTCGATTCTCCCCTGcaccatgcttggtgtatgagtttcggccccagagctctggttcatgtgcttgcttgttgttgttttattaaatcttactctataCATCTTGAGTTCGGTCTCAGagtcttcttgggttcgcggctgtcccgagacttgagtgagggtctcccttcgggggtctttcactaGGAACAGAGAATCAATATGAGTATGATTGTTTCAAATATACTTTCAAACCATTTGTGATAGTTTatggttttgcttcagagcacccacttGTCAGCATAGAATAGCCATTCAATTAGGTGTTTGCCAGGCTGGACACCCCTTTGGTTGCttgccatttcctataaaaccttgttcCCTGGAGGGCTTGGGGCTGCTGCACCAAactgtcctgctgtgtcagggtcaGCTGTAAGTAACACTAAACTTCAGCTTCTAATAAAGAGACTCTAGTGTGGTTGTATCAGAGTTGGATCCTGGTGGTCTTTTAGGGCTTAAAAATAGGGCACAACAATAGTATTCAAGAGTTTCCATATGGTTTGCTCTCTTGAGAATCTTGGTGGAAGTTTTGACATTTCCAGTGAATGAGTGATCCAAATACTCTACCTTGCTTTAAGCCTGGATAGTTTCACCTCCTGATTACCCAATCTCTTGTTGAGCCTTTCcttcaaacttttaaaatttgaattacatacttcaaataagaaaaattagCTATATAATAGAAATCAGtataaataattctcaaaaaaCTAAGTCTAATTTTATCTTATCTATATTATTTCTGGGCATTTATCCACAGGACTTCAATTAGAtacatcatggaaatatttatacaaatattgtTTTGCAGCACTGTTCATATTTGAACTATGAAACCAATCTATATCTCCAACAGAGAAGTGCACacagcatatattatatatattgatttttagtCTATTAAGTACAATATTACTTTGTATAAGGTCAATTAGTGGGAAGATGATGGGAAAGTGGGAATGATAGTAAAGTCTAGGGAGTCATGTTCAAAGTTCCTGACAGTGTTAgctaaaatgtttttatgtaatcAAATATCATGTACAATTCATGTATTGCTagagaataacaataacaatCTTCACCATGCTTTACGTAAAAATAATgtgatttgtatatttattatttagatgTAAGGTTTTCACTTTTGATGAAAATAATACAATGAACAGATATTACATATCATAATATGTAAGTTTGATGTTCTCTtagattatttaatattttgagataatACACATCACTGCAGAGTAGTATGAGTTACATAAATATATAGCACAAAATGGCCAGAGTAAATTCAAGACCATTTGAGAATTTGTTACATATTCAGTCTTAATATGAAGTTAAAATCCTTTTAGTGATTTAAATATGTCCTTAACATTTGAGTTCATACAtgtttataatgaaatataaGCATATTAATCAATCATTCCCACTTTATCCCNAACAATTCTCCCTCCATACTTCATTACATGTTCTCCACCCAAATTCATGTCTTCGGGTCACATAATCCATTGAGTCCAATTGCTGTTGCCCATATGTCCTTAAATTTAGTGCTAACCCTATAGCTGGAAAATGTTATCAATGGCCCCATAATCAAAGTGGAGTAGGTCCCCCTTCCCAAGAAGTTATGTAGCACAAATAGCTGTtatatgaaactcaagtcagcaacacaaatgtcaaattttaaaattaaactattttGCACAAAANNNNNNNNNNNNNNNNNNNNNNNNNNNNNNNNNNNNNNNNNNNNNNNNNNNNNNNNNNNNNNNNNNNNNNNNNNNNNNNNNNNNNNNNNNNNNNNNNNNNNNNNNNNNNNNNNNNNNNNNNNNNNNNNNNNNNNNNNNNNNNNNNNNNNNNNNNNNNNNNNNNNNNNNNNNNNNNNNNNNNNNNNNNNNNNNNNNNNNNNNNNNNNNNNNNNNNNNNNNNNNNNNNNNNNNNNNNNNNNNNNNNNNNNNNNNNNNNNNNNNNNNNNNNNNNNNNNNNNNNNNNNNTTATGTGACTcagttaaaaaaatcaatatattaagGGATAATGCAGGTAGTTAAATTATGTTATCTGACAGACAATTTTCCAGAGGGCTTTCTTGATGTCCCTGTTCCTCAGGCTGTAAATGAAGGGGTTCATCATGGGAACCACCATTGTATACATTACCGAAGCCACCATACTTTCCTTGGAAGAACTAGAAACTGCGGAACTAAGGTACACACCTATTCCTGTTCCATAAAATAGGCAAACAACTGACATGTGAGATCCACAGGTAGAGAAGGCTTTATATTTCCCTAACAGTGATGGAACTCTAAAAATAGAAGAAGTAATTTTATAGTAGGAGTAAAATATTCCTGAGGCAGGGAGGAAACCAACAATGATGCTTGAAAGAAACATGACTATGTCATTGATAGTAGTGTTAGAACAAGCAAGTTTTACAAGTtctggaacatcacagaagaaatgagGTATTTCTATGTTAGTACAAAATGTTTGTTGTGACACCATAAAGCAGTGCACCTGTGCATCAATGAGACTGATACAAAATGATATTACAATCAAATATCTACACAGACAAGGATTCAGAATGACTTGGTAGTGTAGAGGGTGACAAATGGCCACCCATCGGTCATATGCCATCACTGCCAGTAGAAAGCTGTCCATACAcccaaaaagaataaagaaagatacTTGAGTTAAGCATTCAGCATAAGTTATGGATCTGTTATGGGCATGCAAGTTTATAAGCATTTTGGGGATGGTGGTGCTGCTGAAGCCCATGTCAGACAATGAAAGGTTGTAGAGAAAGAAGTACATTGGGCTGTGGAGGTGGGAATCAAAGCTGATGGCCAAGATGATGAGAACATTTCCAAGCATAGTGAGCAGGTATATGAGCAGAAATAATGCAAATAAGATGAGCTGCAGTTCAGGGTCCTCTGAGAGTCCAAGGAGAATGAATTCCAAGGTTCCCGTTAAATTATATGGTTCCATAAGCTAGGacatcttttgaaaacaaaacaaaacaaaacaaaacagaccattGTAGAGAACCACGCAGTATAGATGTAAGTGTCTACATGCCTATATGTTTGTAAACCAGCAATTCATAAGACACCATTCATACATGAGAACTGTTCATGTTTAGAAATTACCTATTTAATCAGGAAAAGGTTCTGTCTCTAagagctttgttttctgtttggtagATACTTGAAACATTGAAGAAGGGTAATTCATGATTTGAATANNNNNNNNNNNNNNNNNNNNNNNNNNNNNNNNNNNNNNNNNNNNNNNNNNNNNNNNNNNNNNNNNNNNNNNNNNNNNNNNNNNNNNNNNNNNNNNNNNNNNNNNNNNNNNNNNNNNNNNNNNNNNNNNNNNNNNNNNNNNNNNNNNNNNNNNNNNNNNNNNNNNNNNNNNNNNNNNNNNNNNNNNNNNNNNNNNNNNNNNNNNNNNNNNNNNNNNNNNNNNNNNNNNNNNNNNNNNNNNNNNNNNNNNNNNNNNNNNNNNNNNNNNNNNNNNNNNNNNNNNNNNNNNNNNNNNNNNNNNNNNNNNNNNNNNNNNNNNNNNNNNNNNNNNNNNNNNNNNNNNNNNNNNNNNNNNNNNNNNNNNNNNNNNNNNNNNNNNNNNNNNNNNNNNNNNNNNNNNNNNNNNNNNNNNNNNNNNNNNNNNNNNNNNNNNNNNNNNNNNNNNNNNNNNNNNNNNNNNNNNNNNNNggaggggaggggaggggaggggaggggagaggacaggagaggagaatCAAGATATGCCCAGGTAGATATTAAGTGACTCTAACCCCCCTCAATTTCTCTTGTAATATATTATCACTTTCTCTCTAATACATTTGTGTTTCAGCTGTTCACAAAGATGCCATCATCAAAGCCAGTGCTGTATAGAGTGAACATGTATACTAGAAAACTGTGACCTccatacacaatttttaaataaagtttctcTGTCATGCATACTGTGATAATAAtcccaaaatagaaaaaatataaattaagttacatttctctgatgtgtCAGACTCTCACAAACCTTTCTACAATGGCTTCGGTGACAATAATATATTTGTTAATAGGCAAACgcataatagaaaagaaaattatttcaaataattactcaaaaaatagtaaaaatcacTCTAACAAAAATTTACATACAAAGAAGAACACGCCGTTTCCCTATATTGCCttaagaaaatatcattctaatgAAAGAGATCTATGAAGAAGTTATGTACCTTTAATCTTAAAAGTGCATAAGATTATTTGCTTGGATTTATAGTTTGAGTATACAAGCTAAAATCAGGCATGGAGAGTTGGATCAGCAGCTAAAATCCACTTCCTTCTCTTAAAGGGGACCGAAGTTTTGTTCCCACCACTCACATAAGGTAGTTgaccacagcctgtaactccaccaACATGGGAGCCTACATCCTCTTTTGGCATATGTTTTGAGATATAATTAGAAATTTCAAAGTGAATTTGGACATTTCTAGTGTGGTGATGAAAGTGTGTGTCCACGCATGTGGAAAATTTGAGTTGGTAAGAGGGCAACTTTTGTTACTGTCCATCTTATATTTTAAGGCATATATTGATCCTGATCTGACTGATCCTAGATCTTACATGGATTACATTGGCTGATAGTGAAATCCTACTCACACAGTGTGAAGGTTACAGAaacacaccaccatgcccttGTATGGATGCTGGTaattaaactcagatcctcattgTGTACAACAAATATCTTACCCAGTGAGTCATCTATTCACTTCCCACTAACAGGTTTCTATTTCCTCAGTATAGAACCTATACctgtgattttattgttttattgcattgaagtttgtgtgtgtatgttggagAAGGTGTCAAGAATAAATGCTGAAGTAAACATTGGAGGTATTAACAAATGAAGACAATCTACAgattttgtttgtgttatttgaTTTTAACATTCTGATTGCCTGCTCCTTTTTCATCCTATCTGAGGGACATTCTTACTGTAGCTGAAAGGACAAAGGCACATACAGCTCTACTACATGTTATATTAGTGACacagagtagaaaataaaatgactagGAATATTCCAGAGATTAGGGCGAAGAGAAATTTAAGGTTCAATTGATAGAATAGATGGCTCTTGTTTATCCAGGGGATGTAATCTGACTATCTGCATTCAAACTGCTATCACACTGTTAGAAtgcaaggcattttaaaaattacaaaaagaataataaacaatACAAACATTCATagagataataaataaaagaaagtgaacaggaaatatttaggaatatatctGTACATATATGCAACAATCATTAATGAAAAAGTGTTCTTTAATTTGAAGGAGAATTACGAGGGCCTTTTgtgagggtttggagggaagaaaattaAGGGAGGAATATTGGAATTGAATTTagatctcaaaaattaaaaatatcacaataatttacagaaaatatacTTCTTATCTCAAATTAACATGATGAtaatgcataaatatattttattgagaaatagTTTGACATATATAATGGTACAAGTTC contains:
- the LOC110289011 gene encoding olfactory receptor 18-like; this encodes MEPYNLTGTLEFILLGLSEDPELQLILFALFLLIYLLTMLGNVLIILAISFDSHLHSPMYFFLYNLSLSDMGFSSTTIPKMLINLHAHNRSITYAECLTQVSFFILFGCMDSFLLAVMAYDRWVAICHPLHYQVILNPCLCRYLIVISFCISLIDAQVHCFMVSQQTFCTNIEIPHFFCDVPELVKLACSNTTINDIVMFLSSIIVGFLPASGIFYSYYKITSSIFRVPSLLGKYKAFSTCGSHMSVVCLFYGTGIGVYLSSAVSSSSKESMVASVMYTMVVPMMNPFIYSLRNRDIKKALWKIVCQIT